From the candidate division TA06 bacterium genome, the window CCGTCTCCAAGCCATATTGGTTGACCATTCGGTAGATACTTCTCAGGGAAATCCTGAGCATGACTGCGACCTCTTGGAAAGTCAGCAGATCTTCATCGCCCAACCTACTGAATCTGGATCTTGACCTCCTCA encodes:
- a CDS encoding DNA-binding protein gives rise to the protein MVAVVRRSRSRFSRLGDEDLLTFQEVAVMLRISLRSIYRMVNQYGLETVRLGPQCVRVRMGDLRNYLSQRTIVY